In Capsicum annuum cultivar UCD-10X-F1 chromosome 7, UCD10Xv1.1, whole genome shotgun sequence, one genomic interval encodes:
- the LOC124885830 gene encoding uncharacterized protein LOC124885830: MKIPPPFPPRFKRKEENDKLGKFMAKLSILAINIPVLEDIQEILGYAKLIKKLMSKKNLVEGDTIEVTHRCSAIMSSAIIESKEDPRAFTSPSTIGTHKFEKVLCDLSASINLMPFVIYQRLGLSTPTLMLMRLLMAGQSSNKLVSVLFDVLVKVDIFILPMDFIVLDCEMDQEVPIILGLSFLAIGRAIVDLELEKIRFVVHDGKVYFWVCKMKKQPMELQVVSVTDVEDEEGNEGSLEDPTGKG; the protein is encoded by the coding sequence ATGAAAATCCCTCCACCGTTTCCACCAAGGTTTAAGAGAAAAGAGGAGAATGATAAGCTCGGGAAATTCATGGCTAAGCTTAGCATCCTCGCTATCAATATCCCAGTACTCGAGGATATCCAAGAGATTTTGGGGTATGCTAAGCTTATTAAGAAATTAATGTCAAAGAAGAATCTTGTTGAAGGTGACACCATTGAAGTCACCCATAGGTGTAGCGCTATCATGAGTAGTGCAATAATAGAATCGAAGGAGGATCCTCGGGCTTTTACAAGTCCATCCACCATCGGGACGCATAAGTTTGAAAAAGTTTTATGTGACCTTAGTGCTAGTATTAATCTCATGCCGTTTGTAATATATCAGAGGCTTGGCTTAAGTACCCCTACTCTAATGTTGATGAGGCTTTTGATGGCAGGCCAGTCTAGTAATAAATTGGTTAGTGTTTTGTTTGACGTGTTGGTGAAAGTGGATATATTCATCCTTCCCATGGATTTTATAGTGCTAGATTGTGAGATGGACCAAGAGGTACCTATTATCCTTGGTCTTTCTTTCCTTGCTATCGGAAGAGCCATTGTCGATTTGGAGCTTGAGAAAATAAGGTTTGTTGTTCATGATGGTAAGGTGTACTTTTGGGTATGCAAAATGAAGAAACAACCCATGGAGCTTCAAGTGGTGTCAGTTACAGATGTTGAAGATGAGGAAGGGAATGAGGGGTCCCTTGAGGATCCAACTGGAAAAGGATAA